The following proteins come from a genomic window of Candidatus Thiodiazotropha sp. CDECU1:
- a CDS encoding nitric oxide reductase activation protein NorD → MRSELNQAQIQALLDEYFEVEYSFRNTQNICEELLGLPADDQRFILDWIRRTASTHIEIAYQFAQQAPKVLRLMDKAMIEAWLVQAMDVYDLSGLHAALATLRDVEVFVEQGRERAAGSLFDEQAGVLLPFVQGLSGRKLKLERADALYTDGEVIFLPAVMAHLPNPRDNFLLYKAAVAYHWAQVRFGTYRADLIAYLQQHPTPDTALRYFHAVESVRLNACIERELPGLFREMGELEKQLNPESKPAGWERQLAFLRAHDATAQDSLDLSKRIIGDALPKLALFHGQLKPGLVAAVMQRRIEREKVKLRVALKTIADDLQQSDDEQEPIQRFSMPALDDVESREEMRFELQVNGKSVPFSEEIKNLATSIVQDLGDIPEEYLTPAGPGEYDLKDLEDETLKPQEVWSGTYHEDGAFLYQEWDYRRKHYRKNWCVVREMPVEEVHDDFVAGVMVKYRRLLSGLRKTFEALRDEDRLLKRQAQGDSVDIDAFVEAWADMHKGLEMTDRLFTRMQREERNIAVMFMVDMSGSTQGWVNQAEREALILLAESLETLGDRYAIYGFTGMSRKRCEVFPVKRFDQPYDAAVKARISGMRAGDYTRMGAAIRHLSHLLGEVEARTKLLITLSDGKPDDYNDDYRSQHGIEDTRQALFEARRQGIHAFCITIDEEGQDYLPHMYGAANYTVVNEVEKLPLKVSDIYKKITT, encoded by the coding sequence ATGAGGTCTGAGCTCAACCAGGCCCAGATTCAGGCGTTGCTCGATGAGTACTTCGAAGTCGAGTACAGTTTCCGCAACACTCAGAACATCTGTGAAGAACTGCTTGGTCTGCCAGCCGATGACCAGAGATTTATCCTTGACTGGATAAGGCGGACCGCCAGTACCCATATCGAGATTGCTTATCAGTTTGCACAACAGGCGCCTAAGGTGCTGCGCTTGATGGACAAGGCGATGATCGAAGCCTGGTTGGTGCAGGCGATGGATGTGTACGATCTTTCCGGCCTGCATGCGGCATTGGCGACGCTCCGGGATGTGGAGGTGTTCGTCGAACAGGGACGGGAACGGGCTGCCGGGTCTCTGTTCGATGAGCAGGCTGGCGTGCTGCTCCCTTTCGTGCAGGGTTTGTCCGGGCGAAAGTTGAAACTCGAGCGGGCCGATGCTCTCTATACCGATGGTGAGGTGATATTTCTTCCCGCTGTCATGGCCCATCTGCCGAATCCACGGGATAACTTTCTACTCTACAAGGCGGCTGTAGCCTATCATTGGGCGCAAGTTCGTTTCGGCACCTACCGTGCCGATTTGATCGCCTATCTGCAGCAGCATCCCACACCGGACACGGCGCTGCGTTATTTTCACGCGGTTGAAAGTGTGCGTCTGAATGCCTGCATCGAGCGCGAACTGCCAGGTCTGTTTCGGGAGATGGGTGAGCTCGAGAAGCAATTGAATCCTGAATCGAAACCCGCGGGCTGGGAGCGACAGCTGGCCTTTCTGCGAGCACACGATGCCACCGCCCAGGACTCCCTCGATCTGAGTAAACGCATCATCGGTGATGCGTTGCCGAAGCTGGCCCTTTTCCACGGTCAATTGAAACCGGGGTTGGTGGCGGCGGTTATGCAACGCCGGATTGAAAGGGAAAAGGTGAAGCTGCGAGTGGCCTTGAAGACGATTGCCGATGATCTGCAGCAGTCCGATGATGAGCAGGAGCCGATTCAGCGGTTTTCCATGCCGGCTCTGGATGATGTGGAGTCGAGGGAGGAGATGCGGTTTGAGTTGCAGGTCAATGGAAAGTCCGTGCCATTCTCGGAAGAGATTAAAAATCTCGCCACATCGATTGTTCAGGATCTCGGGGATATCCCTGAAGAGTATCTGACCCCAGCGGGGCCAGGAGAGTACGACCTGAAAGATTTGGAAGACGAGACATTGAAGCCGCAAGAGGTGTGGAGCGGCACCTATCATGAAGATGGTGCGTTTCTCTATCAGGAGTGGGACTATCGGCGTAAGCACTACCGCAAGAACTGGTGCGTGGTGCGAGAGATGCCTGTGGAGGAGGTGCACGACGATTTTGTGGCCGGGGTGATGGTCAAATATCGTCGCTTATTGTCGGGTCTGCGCAAGACATTTGAGGCGTTGCGCGATGAGGATCGATTGCTCAAGCGTCAGGCACAAGGTGATAGCGTGGACATCGATGCCTTTGTCGAGGCCTGGGCTGATATGCACAAAGGACTGGAGATGACCGACCGTCTGTTTACACGCATGCAGCGTGAGGAGCGGAATATCGCGGTGATGTTCATGGTGGATATGTCCGGCTCGACTCAGGGTTGGGTCAATCAGGCGGAGCGTGAGGCCTTGATTTTACTGGCTGAGTCACTGGAAACCCTGGGGGATCGCTACGCGATCTATGGCTTTACCGGGATGAGCCGCAAGCGTTGCGAGGTGTTTCCGGTGAAGCGATTCGATCAGCCTTATGATGCGGCGGTCAAGGCCAGGATCAGCGGTATGCGGGCCGGGGACTATACTCGCATGGGCGCAGCCATACGCCACTTGAGTCATCTGCTGGGTGAGGTCGAGGCGAGAACCAAATTGCTGATCACATTGTCAGATGGCAAACCGGATGATTACAATGATGATTACCGTAGCCAACATGGCATTGAGGATACACGGCAAGCATTGTTCGAGGCGAGACGCCAGGGAATTCACGCCTTCTGTATAACTATTGATGAAGAGGGGCAGGATTATCTGCCACATATGTATGGTGCTGCGAACTATACGGTTGTCAATGAAGTTGAAAAACTACCTTTGAAGGTTTCTGATATCTATAAAAAAATAACCACCTGA
- a CDS encoding CbbQ/NirQ/NorQ/GpvN family protein: protein MKPEEYYFEQEPYYEPVNDEITVFEAAYRNQLPVLLKGPTGCGKTRFMEHMAWRLKRPLITVSCHDDLTASDLVGRFLVKNGETLWVDGPLAAAVRAGGICYLDEVVEARKDTTVVIHPLADDRRVLPMEKVGELLEAKEDFCLAISFNPGYQSVLKDLKQSTRQRFVALEFDYPESELEKKIIQNEAAVDGEMAARLVKFAHMTRNLKGSGLDEGASTRLLVHAAKLIASGIDPVMACRACVAQALTDDADMLVAVNELSASLF, encoded by the coding sequence TTGAAACCTGAAGAGTATTATTTCGAACAAGAGCCCTATTACGAGCCGGTAAACGATGAGATAACGGTTTTTGAGGCCGCCTATCGCAATCAATTGCCCGTCTTGTTGAAGGGGCCTACCGGCTGTGGCAAGACCCGCTTCATGGAGCATATGGCGTGGCGTCTGAAACGCCCCTTGATTACAGTTTCTTGCCATGATGATTTGACTGCCTCTGATCTGGTGGGCCGCTTTCTGGTAAAGAATGGCGAAACACTGTGGGTGGACGGGCCCCTGGCGGCAGCGGTGCGCGCCGGCGGCATCTGTTATCTGGATGAAGTGGTGGAGGCACGCAAGGACACCACTGTGGTAATCCACCCATTGGCCGACGATCGACGCGTCCTGCCGATGGAGAAGGTGGGTGAGTTGCTTGAGGCGAAGGAGGATTTTTGCCTGGCCATCTCATTCAATCCGGGCTATCAGAGTGTGCTCAAGGATCTCAAACAGAGTACGCGTCAGCGTTTCGTCGCCCTGGAATTCGATTATCCGGAATCTGAGCTGGAGAAAAAGATTATTCAAAATGAGGCGGCAGTGGATGGCGAAATGGCGGCCAGGCTGGTGAAGTTTGCGCATATGACACGCAATCTCAAAGGCAGCGGCTTGGACGAAGGGGCCTCAACCCGATTGCTGGTACATGCGGCAAAACTGATTGCCAGTGGGATTGATCCGGTGATGGCTTGTCGTGCATGCGTCGCTCAGGCGTTGACCGACGATGCGGATATGCTGGTGGCGGTGAATGAACTCAGTGCCTCGCTCTTCTGA
- a CDS encoding EAL domain-containing protein, whose product MSGQLRALVIEESEYEHDLLHKSLLRGGLDLSTLRIDSLDSLKNALLTESWDLILSATDVTNCAPELSLKFLQNQQLDIPFILVSDHIGEENVVTLLKAGANDFINFKNLTRLVPAIERELKEAAVRREAEQTKQALHRSENRYRQLVDDSPTPILLLQDEKIVFLNKAAKQTLAVSEEEQLINEPINKLLHDGPPELLKSQLKLLRNHNSSPYQAAFIRADGVIIMVEVFVSPAEHEGSPATQLVFTDVTQRKDSDVKLQQAVQIIEHTMEGVLTANNQGMIDSINPAFTEITGYTEEEIINRHPRQLISNRHSPEIFDEIWNEVNQTGSWRGEIWNQRKNGETYPAWMTITCVQDQRGDTLRYVAVFSDITSIKQTQSQLEHLAHHDSLTNLPNRLLFEDRLEHAIAQAKRQKRQLAVLFLDLDRFKNINDSLGHAMGDELLKEVATRLQNILRDDDTAARLGGDEFTVLVENLEDPSQAAVVASKIQENFKDPFKIAGRELHVTTSIGISIFPEDGKDVADLTKNADAAMYQAKEQGRNSYRYYTSELTRTAFERLLLETELRSALQQNQLLLYYQPQISLHNGEMTGAEAVLRWHHPRLGIIPPARFIPLAEESGLIHEIGNWVLQEACEQTRYLHRQGLFQGRMAINLSVRQIMQTDLILRFEQIIGESGCPPDMLQLEVTEGIFMGQMKHSVPVLDVFKKLGVSIAIDDFGTGYSSLSYLKQLPIDKLKIDRSFIRDMPHDSDAVAITQAIVSLGKNLGLRITAEGIETMAQQSLLQKMGCQEGQGYLYSPPVPAETFEEMLLEGRRTFHHHFSNYGR is encoded by the coding sequence ATGTCAGGACAACTGCGGGCTCTTGTTATAGAAGAATCCGAATATGAACATGATCTGTTGCATAAATCGCTTCTTCGTGGCGGTTTGGACCTATCCACCCTCCGCATAGATTCTTTAGATTCCCTTAAGAATGCCCTGCTAACCGAGAGTTGGGACCTTATCCTGTCGGCCACAGATGTCACAAACTGTGCGCCGGAACTGAGCCTCAAATTCCTGCAGAATCAACAGCTGGACATCCCTTTTATCCTGGTTTCCGACCATATCGGTGAAGAAAACGTGGTCACCCTGCTAAAAGCGGGCGCCAACGATTTTATCAATTTCAAGAATCTCACCCGGCTGGTACCCGCAATAGAACGGGAACTGAAAGAGGCCGCGGTGCGTCGCGAAGCGGAACAGACCAAGCAGGCACTGCATCGCAGTGAGAATCGCTACCGTCAGTTGGTCGATGATTCACCCACCCCGATTCTGCTGCTGCAAGACGAGAAGATCGTCTTCCTCAACAAAGCGGCAAAACAGACCCTCGCCGTATCCGAGGAAGAACAGTTGATAAATGAACCTATCAACAAGCTGCTGCATGACGGCCCACCTGAGCTATTGAAATCCCAGCTGAAGTTACTGCGCAACCACAACAGCAGCCCCTATCAGGCCGCTTTCATACGCGCCGATGGTGTCATCATTATGGTCGAGGTCTTTGTCAGTCCGGCAGAGCATGAAGGGTCACCTGCCACCCAGCTCGTCTTCACCGATGTCACACAGCGCAAGGATTCAGATGTCAAGTTGCAGCAGGCGGTACAGATCATCGAACACACCATGGAAGGTGTTTTGACTGCCAACAACCAGGGTATGATCGACTCGATCAATCCGGCCTTTACCGAGATTACCGGCTATACCGAGGAAGAGATCATCAATCGGCACCCGCGGCAGCTGATATCCAACAGACACTCCCCCGAAATTTTTGACGAGATCTGGAACGAGGTCAATCAGACCGGGTCCTGGCGCGGCGAGATCTGGAACCAGCGAAAAAACGGCGAGACCTATCCTGCATGGATGACTATCACCTGCGTACAGGACCAACGGGGAGACACCCTGCGCTACGTGGCGGTCTTTTCCGATATCACCAGCATCAAGCAGACTCAATCCCAGCTGGAACATCTGGCCCACCACGACTCCCTGACCAATCTACCCAACCGGCTGCTCTTCGAGGATCGCCTGGAACACGCCATTGCCCAGGCGAAACGTCAAAAACGTCAGCTCGCCGTGCTGTTTCTCGATCTCGATCGCTTCAAGAACATCAATGACAGCCTCGGCCATGCCATGGGGGACGAACTCCTGAAAGAGGTCGCCACGCGGCTACAGAATATCTTAAGGGATGACGACACCGCCGCACGCCTGGGGGGAGATGAATTTACCGTGCTGGTGGAAAACCTGGAGGATCCGAGCCAGGCGGCGGTGGTCGCCTCCAAGATCCAGGAAAACTTCAAGGACCCCTTCAAGATCGCGGGACGGGAACTGCATGTCACGACCAGCATCGGCATCAGCATCTTCCCCGAGGATGGCAAGGATGTCGCCGACCTGACCAAGAATGCCGATGCCGCCATGTACCAGGCCAAGGAGCAGGGTCGCAACAGCTACCGCTACTACACCTCGGAGCTGACCAGAACCGCATTCGAACGCCTGTTGCTGGAAACCGAGTTGCGCAGCGCGTTGCAACAGAATCAATTGCTGCTCTACTACCAGCCGCAGATATCCCTGCATAATGGTGAGATGACCGGTGCGGAGGCTGTGCTTCGTTGGCACCATCCGCGGCTCGGGATCATCCCGCCGGCGCGCTTCATCCCCCTCGCAGAAGAGTCAGGTCTGATCCATGAGATCGGCAACTGGGTACTGCAGGAGGCCTGCGAGCAGACCCGTTATCTGCATCGACAGGGGTTGTTTCAAGGACGCATGGCCATCAACCTCTCGGTCAGACAGATCATGCAGACCGATCTGATCCTGCGTTTCGAACAGATCATCGGTGAATCGGGATGTCCACCGGATATGCTGCAACTGGAGGTCACTGAAGGCATCTTCATGGGACAGATGAAACACTCGGTGCCGGTACTCGACGTATTCAAGAAACTCGGGGTGTCGATTGCCATCGACGATTTCGGCACCGGCTACTCCTCCCTCTCCTACCTGAAGCAGCTGCCCATCGACAAGCTCAAGATCGACCGCTCATTCATCCGCGACATGCCCCACGACAGCGATGCGGTCGCTATCACCCAGGCCATCGTCTCGTTAGGCAAAAACCTGGGATTGCGTATCACCGCGGAGGGTATTGAAACCATGGCGCAGCAGTCATTGCTGCAGAAGATGGGCTGCCAGGAGGGCCAGGGCTATCTCTACAGCCCCCCGGTGCCTGCGGAGACCTTCGAAGAGATGCTCCTGGAGGGCAGAAGAACCTTCCACCACCACTTCTCCAACTACGGCAGATAG
- a CDS encoding CoB--CoM heterodisulfide reductase iron-sulfur subunit A family protein — protein MTEVIATNETILVVGGGISGMTAALEAAETGKQVVLVEKRPYVGGRVTQLYKYFPKLCFPTCGLEINQRRAKMNPNLNIITMAEVTDIKGEAGNYTASVKISPRYVNENCTACGDCAKAVESEFDDEFNYEMGKRKGAYLPHRMAHPQRYIIDPALIGTDEAQKAKDACKVNAVDLDMQEETIEFKAGAVVWATGWRPYDANKIQPYGYDRIANVITSVEFERMADPNGPTGGKLVRPSDGKEVKSVAFIQCAGSRDKNHLLHCSRICCMASLKQATYPADEVDISIYYIDIRAIDRFEDFYQTVKAKENVSFIKSKVASIVENKENGNPTLHGVDTEGYNRYANEHDLVVLAVGMEPSVDKTSFPVEIVINEEGFIEPAPENGGVFAAGCSSDALDVNRAVQHATGAALRAIQVVNRVAATEG, from the coding sequence ATGACGGAAGTAATCGCAACCAATGAGACTATTCTCGTGGTCGGTGGCGGCATCAGCGGCATGACCGCTGCGTTAGAGGCCGCTGAGACGGGAAAACAGGTCGTACTGGTTGAAAAGCGCCCCTACGTCGGCGGTCGCGTCACCCAGCTGTACAAATACTTTCCCAAGCTCTGCTTCCCCACCTGCGGGTTGGAGATCAATCAGCGCCGGGCAAAGATGAATCCGAACCTCAACATCATCACCATGGCCGAGGTTACGGATATCAAGGGTGAGGCGGGCAATTATACCGCCAGCGTCAAAATCAGCCCCCGTTACGTGAATGAGAACTGCACCGCCTGTGGCGATTGCGCCAAGGCAGTGGAGAGCGAATTCGACGATGAATTCAACTATGAGATGGGCAAGCGCAAGGGCGCCTACCTGCCTCACCGCATGGCCCATCCCCAGCGTTACATCATCGATCCGGCACTGATCGGCACCGATGAGGCTCAGAAAGCCAAAGACGCCTGCAAAGTGAATGCAGTCGACCTGGACATGCAGGAAGAGACCATCGAATTCAAGGCCGGCGCGGTAGTCTGGGCCACCGGCTGGAGACCCTATGATGCCAACAAGATCCAGCCCTACGGCTACGATCGTATCGCCAATGTGATCACCAGCGTCGAATTCGAGCGCATGGCCGATCCCAACGGCCCCACCGGCGGCAAGCTGGTGCGTCCATCCGACGGTAAAGAGGTCAAATCAGTGGCCTTCATTCAGTGCGCCGGCTCCCGTGACAAGAATCACCTGCTGCACTGCTCGCGCATCTGCTGCATGGCCTCCCTGAAGCAGGCCACCTACCCGGCGGACGAGGTGGACATCTCCATCTACTATATCGATATCCGCGCCATCGACCGTTTTGAAGATTTCTACCAGACGGTGAAGGCAAAGGAGAACGTCAGCTTCATCAAGTCCAAGGTTGCCTCCATCGTGGAGAACAAGGAGAACGGCAATCCGACCCTGCACGGCGTCGATACCGAGGGTTACAACCGCTACGCCAACGAGCACGACCTGGTGGTCCTGGCCGTGGGTATGGAGCCCAGCGTCGACAAGACCAGTTTCCCGGTGGAGATCGTCATCAACGAAGAGGGCTTTATCGAGCCCGCGCCGGAAAACGGCGGCGTCTTCGCTGCTGGTTGCTCGTCCGATGCGCTGGATGTCAACCGCGCCGTTCAACACGCCACTGGTGCCGCCCTGCGCGCCATCCAAGTGGTCAATCGCGTAGCAGCGACGGAGGGTTAA